The following coding sequences lie in one Maribacter forsetii DSM 18668 genomic window:
- a CDS encoding type II toxin-antitoxin system HigB family toxin — translation MKRIIAKSTLREFWEKHADSEQYLKTWYDTAKSAKWFSPNDVKQTYINASILKDGRVVFNIKGNSYRLIVKFNYEKQWAFIRFIGTHAEYDKINADTI, via the coding sequence ATGAAGAGAATAATTGCAAAAAGTACGCTTCGTGAATTCTGGGAAAAGCATGCAGATTCGGAACAGTACTTAAAAACTTGGTATGACACCGCAAAAAGTGCAAAATGGTTTTCTCCAAATGATGTAAAACAGACCTACATTAATGCTAGCATTCTTAAAGATGGTCGAGTTGTTTTTAATATAAAAGGGAACTCTTACCGCCTTATTGTAAAGTTTAATTATGAAAAACAATGGGCATTTATTAGGTTTATTGGTACCCATGCTGAATATGACAAAATAAATGCAGATACAATCTAG
- a CDS encoding DUF4844 domain-containing protein, protein MHTPIGAKEEIEKFIEKEKFVKESHYPGIGIEKLKPILTDKINLAAKDFLFVSQMENPTDSIYLEKIAIGTKRFSDVYLDIDTEDRERICGYFMELMDIVELQSSNGLLMKFMYNISLE, encoded by the coding sequence ATGCATACTCCGATAGGTGCAAAAGAAGAAATTGAGAAATTCATTGAAAAAGAAAAATTTGTAAAGGAAAGTCATTATCCGGGTATTGGTATTGAAAAACTAAAGCCCATTTTAACAGATAAAATAAATCTAGCTGCAAAGGATTTTCTTTTTGTTTCCCAAATGGAAAACCCAACTGATTCTATATATCTTGAAAAAATTGCAATAGGAACTAAACGATTTTCTGATGTATATCTAGATATTGACACAGAAGACAGAGAAAGGATTTGCGGGTATTTTATGGAGTTAATGGATATAGTGGAATTACAGAGTTCAAATGGACTTCTTATGAAGTTTATGTATAATATTAGTCTTGAATAA
- a CDS encoding sensor histidine kinase, with protein sequence MNLLSKYFLLVFCFFGTMYVAAQNSQLRAYTIADGLPQSQVYDVLQDEMGYLWLGTQGGGLANFDGENFEVWNESDGLLSNYIDALHTANDSLFVGTRKGLSIKVKNNFVNFNSPQILQFYTAENVLYVGTKKGLYSYSKNSKLSKISINAEIDSSEINSILFDGNYYWLATNNGLWKLNELRDSATEKTKLEVNNFKSVIANQNKILAATFDDGVFIINQDNNDDRFLMPEPSRINSMSIQNTDELWVATDNEGIAIVETNKFAEVKQLNTASGLATPHIRKVVKDDNGNLWVATSGGGFYKYFQNNFKHYNQRSGLKGNRVYVVHNAADGLWFSTSEAGLAKIDSSGIHALPSKGTFFDVKIKTIDSDSKGNIWAGSDNRGLLFRETKMVDSLVFSSSETFLIQIDTVSVERTTNHIIDESKGFPSDWVRTVIAEDDYIWAATYAHGIVKFNYYSDNDSLVVRKTFSKRNGITDMLIKGMVKAPDGKLWYSTQNGHLGYIENNKVTNIETGLEQQTAVNTILFYDDTIFLGTSGKGIWYANSTNPVNFQQLKGSKNLSSNNIYQLIFDDQGYIWAGSERGVDKIELNPDNEIVDVYHFGRNDGFLGIETCLNAVDKDDSGNLWFGAIYGLTKHVPSESKKASLPPTVYFTGVEERYKNIDSLILKDWTNSNKVLQLTPEQTQLGFSFRTVDVDHPNEIEYRTRLDETEWSPWVKENKQNFAGLAYGSHTFQVQSRNYRWQESDPIEFGFFIDSPLYKKDWFQWSVLALAIVVLLGIGWFYIRKIKAKNKAEQERLKTQNYLLTLEQKALQLQMNPHFIFNVLNGIKAMAGNKPEKMDTTINSFAILLRETLQNSRKEYISLDQEIKALRHYIEVEQLMAQKPFVYTIDVETDPDAEEILIPPMLIQPFVENAIRHGILKGEKPGKLEIGFSTSETHLQCSIIDNGLGIFKSQSEKPKTDHQSMALTVTKERLESIAGKNSLQISEIKNEDGSIEGTKITFKIPLLTDY encoded by the coding sequence TTGAATCTGCTTAGTAAATACTTCTTATTGGTATTTTGTTTCTTTGGAACAATGTACGTTGCTGCGCAAAACAGTCAGCTACGAGCATATACCATTGCAGATGGTTTACCACAATCTCAAGTATATGATGTGCTACAAGATGAAATGGGCTACCTGTGGTTAGGAACCCAGGGTGGCGGATTAGCAAATTTTGACGGAGAAAACTTTGAAGTATGGAACGAAAGTGACGGTTTACTTTCTAATTATATTGACGCCTTACATACTGCAAACGACTCCCTTTTTGTGGGAACCAGAAAAGGACTTTCCATAAAAGTAAAGAACAACTTTGTAAATTTTAATTCCCCACAAATACTACAATTCTACACTGCTGAAAATGTGCTGTATGTGGGTACTAAAAAAGGACTTTATAGCTACTCTAAAAATAGTAAACTCAGCAAGATTTCTATAAATGCTGAAATAGATTCTAGTGAAATTAATTCCATCCTTTTTGATGGAAATTACTATTGGTTAGCAACCAATAATGGCTTATGGAAACTTAATGAATTAAGAGATTCAGCAACAGAAAAAACAAAATTAGAAGTCAATAATTTCAAGTCCGTTATTGCAAATCAAAACAAAATTCTTGCGGCTACTTTTGATGATGGTGTATTTATCATCAATCAAGATAATAACGATGACAGGTTTCTAATGCCAGAACCATCGCGTATAAACTCCATGTCAATTCAAAATACAGATGAGTTATGGGTAGCTACTGACAATGAGGGCATTGCTATTGTAGAAACGAATAAATTTGCAGAGGTAAAACAATTGAATACAGCTAGTGGTTTAGCAACTCCGCATATTAGAAAAGTAGTAAAAGATGACAATGGCAATTTATGGGTTGCTACATCTGGTGGCGGATTTTACAAATACTTTCAGAATAACTTTAAGCACTATAATCAAAGATCAGGTCTTAAGGGAAATCGGGTTTATGTAGTGCATAATGCTGCAGACGGATTATGGTTTTCCACATCAGAAGCTGGTTTGGCAAAAATCGATTCCTCGGGTATTCACGCATTACCAAGTAAGGGTACATTTTTCGATGTTAAGATTAAGACAATCGATAGCGATTCAAAAGGCAATATCTGGGCAGGATCAGACAATAGAGGGCTTTTATTTCGAGAAACTAAAATGGTTGATAGTTTAGTGTTCTCATCAAGCGAAACTTTTTTAATTCAGATAGATACCGTTTCCGTTGAAAGAACCACCAATCATATCATTGATGAGAGCAAAGGCTTTCCTTCAGATTGGGTGCGTACCGTAATTGCCGAAGATGATTATATCTGGGCAGCTACGTATGCTCATGGTATTGTGAAATTCAATTACTATTCAGATAATGACAGCCTTGTGGTTAGAAAAACTTTTTCTAAACGAAATGGCATTACCGATATGCTGATAAAAGGCATGGTAAAAGCACCAGATGGTAAGCTATGGTATTCCACGCAAAATGGTCATTTAGGGTATATAGAAAATAACAAGGTTACCAATATTGAAACCGGTTTAGAACAACAAACTGCAGTTAATACCATTTTGTTTTATGATGATACTATTTTCTTAGGTACATCAGGTAAGGGTATTTGGTATGCGAACAGCACTAATCCTGTAAATTTTCAGCAATTAAAAGGAAGCAAGAATTTATCTTCTAATAACATCTATCAGCTCATTTTCGATGACCAAGGATATATATGGGCAGGCTCAGAAAGGGGAGTGGATAAAATAGAATTAAATCCTGATAACGAAATTGTAGACGTCTATCACTTTGGTAGAAATGACGGATTTCTAGGAATAGAAACCTGTTTAAATGCCGTAGATAAAGATGACTCTGGAAATCTATGGTTTGGTGCCATTTACGGATTGACCAAACATGTGCCTAGTGAAAGCAAAAAGGCATCGTTACCACCAACAGTTTATTTTACGGGAGTAGAGGAGCGGTATAAGAATATTGATTCCTTAATTTTAAAAGACTGGACAAATAGTAACAAGGTACTACAACTAACTCCAGAGCAGACACAATTAGGTTTTTCATTCAGAACGGTAGATGTGGATCACCCAAATGAAATTGAGTACAGAACACGATTAGATGAAACGGAGTGGAGTCCGTGGGTAAAAGAGAACAAGCAAAATTTTGCGGGTCTGGCTTATGGATCCCATACTTTTCAAGTACAATCTAGAAATTACAGATGGCAAGAAAGTGATCCTATAGAATTCGGTTTTTTTATTGATAGTCCGCTGTACAAAAAAGACTGGTTTCAATGGTCGGTTTTAGCATTGGCAATTGTTGTATTGTTAGGTATTGGGTGGTTTTACATTCGTAAGATAAAAGCAAAGAACAAAGCGGAGCAAGAACGATTGAAAACACAGAATTATCTACTAACCTTAGAGCAGAAAGCATTGCAATTACAAATGAATCCGCATTTTATATTCAATGTTTTAAATGGGATAAAAGCGATGGCAGGCAACAAGCCAGAAAAGATGGATACCACCATAAATAGCTTCGCCATATTATTGAGAGAAACACTTCAGAATTCAAGGAAAGAATATATTAGTTTAGACCAAGAAATTAAAGCATTACGGCACTATATAGAAGTAGAGCAATTAATGGCACAAAAACCTTTTGTGTATACTATTGATGTAGAAACTGATCCTGATGCAGAAGAGATATTGATTCCGCCAATGTTGATTCAGCCCTTTGTGGAAAATGCAATTAGACATGGTATATTGAAAGGCGAAAAGCCGGGCAAACTTGAGATAGGTTTTAGTACTAGCGAGACCCATTTACAATGTAGTATTATTGATAACGGATTAGGTATTTTTAAGTCGCAAAGCGAAAAGCCAAAAACGGATCATCAATCAATGGCATTAACGGTAACCAAAGAACGATTGGAATCCATTGCAGGTAAAAACAGCTTGCAGATCAGTGAAATCAAAAATGAAGATGGTAGTATTGAAGGTACCAAGATTACTTTTAAAATACCTTTACTAACAGATTATTAA
- a CDS encoding helix-turn-helix domain-containing protein, which produces MKLKPIKSDIDYRNALKRLEVIFDAPINSKEGDEGEILSLLIENYENEHYKIEAPDPIEAIKIRMEELNIRQKDLVGIIGGKSRVSEILNRKKKLTVDMIRELERILHISASVLVNNYELSKK; this is translated from the coding sequence ATGAAATTGAAACCTATAAAATCTGATATTGATTACCGAAACGCACTAAAGCGATTGGAAGTAATTTTTGATGCCCCCATTAATTCAAAAGAAGGAGATGAAGGGGAAATACTTTCTTTGCTTATTGAGAATTATGAAAATGAACATTATAAGATAGAAGCCCCTGACCCTATTGAAGCAATTAAAATTCGTATGGAAGAATTAAATATTCGTCAGAAGGACTTAGTCGGTATTATCGGCGGAAAAAGTAGAGTGTCTGAAATTTTAAATCGAAAGAAAAAATTAACGGTTGATATGATTAGAGAATTAGAACGAATACTTCATATTTCTGCTTCCGTATTGGTTAATAATTATGAACTTTCTAAGAAGTAG
- a CDS encoding TldD/PmbA family protein, with product MKRRDFVQYAGLGAGALMMPSLLLGNDIPTEALLEPGMDTLVKKRMADVALNTAKSLGATYADTRIGRYLNQYVFTREDKVQNVVNTESFGIGIRVIANGTWGFASTNSVTEDGIKKATEQAVAIAKANSKIQKEPVKLAPVNAYGEVSWKTPIKKDFKEVPVSEKVDLLLSANAAALDNGANFVNSALFMVNEQKYFASTDGSYIDQDIHRLWPTLRVTAVDKAAGTFKTRENMSAPVGMGYEYLDGLESEKLEGPAGLRLYRNSYDMVEDATMAAKQAKEKLTAKSVDAGKYDLVLEPNHLGLTIHESVGHPLELDRVLGYEANYAGTSFASLDKLKSGNFKYGSDIVNLVADKTQVGSLGAVGYDDEGVKAKKWDLVRNGVLTNFQAIRDQAHMIGEEESHGCCYAQSWDDVQFQRMPNVSLEPGKEKYSISEMIKDVEKGIYIAGRGSYSIDQQRYNFQFGGTVFYEIKNGEIVGMLEDVAYQSNTQEFWNSCVKICDKDDYRLFGTFFDGKGQPSQVSAVSHGSSTARFNDVNVINTGRNI from the coding sequence ATGAAAAGAAGAGATTTTGTACAGTACGCCGGGTTGGGTGCCGGAGCACTAATGATGCCATCATTATTGCTAGGAAATGACATCCCCACGGAGGCTTTACTAGAACCTGGTATGGATACCTTGGTGAAAAAGAGAATGGCAGATGTGGCATTGAACACCGCCAAATCTTTAGGAGCAACATATGCAGATACCAGAATTGGTAGGTACCTTAACCAATATGTATTCACTAGGGAAGATAAAGTACAGAATGTAGTAAATACAGAATCTTTCGGTATCGGTATTCGTGTTATTGCTAATGGAACTTGGGGTTTTGCCTCAACCAATAGCGTTACCGAAGACGGTATTAAAAAAGCAACTGAACAAGCTGTTGCAATCGCCAAAGCAAATTCTAAAATTCAAAAAGAGCCGGTAAAACTGGCTCCCGTAAATGCTTACGGAGAAGTTTCTTGGAAAACACCGATTAAGAAAGACTTTAAAGAAGTACCTGTTTCAGAAAAGGTAGACCTTTTGTTAAGCGCAAATGCTGCCGCTTTGGATAACGGAGCAAACTTTGTGAATTCCGCTTTATTCATGGTAAATGAACAAAAATACTTTGCATCTACCGATGGTTCTTATATAGATCAAGACATACATCGTTTGTGGCCTACTTTGAGAGTTACTGCAGTTGATAAAGCTGCGGGTACTTTTAAGACTAGAGAGAATATGAGTGCTCCCGTAGGTATGGGGTATGAGTATTTAGACGGATTAGAATCTGAAAAACTTGAAGGTCCTGCAGGATTACGTTTATACAGAAATAGTTATGACATGGTAGAAGATGCTACTATGGCAGCGAAACAAGCTAAAGAAAAACTAACGGCAAAGTCAGTTGATGCCGGTAAATATGATTTGGTATTAGAACCCAATCACCTTGGATTGACTATTCACGAATCTGTAGGTCACCCATTAGAATTAGATCGTGTATTAGGCTACGAAGCAAATTACGCCGGTACTAGTTTCGCTTCTTTAGATAAATTGAAATCGGGTAATTTTAAATACGGTAGCGATATTGTAAACCTTGTTGCAGATAAGACCCAAGTTGGTTCTTTAGGCGCTGTTGGATATGATGATGAAGGAGTGAAAGCTAAGAAGTGGGATTTGGTACGTAACGGAGTACTGACAAATTTTCAAGCGATACGTGACCAAGCACATATGATCGGAGAAGAGGAATCTCACGGTTGTTGCTACGCACAAAGCTGGGACGATGTTCAGTTTCAGCGTATGCCTAATGTTTCTTTAGAGCCGGGCAAAGAGAAGTATTCTATTTCTGAAATGATCAAAGATGTAGAGAAAGGTATTTATATAGCGGGTCGTGGATCATATTCCATAGATCAGCAACGTTACAACTTCCAATTTGGTGGTACTGTTTTCTATGAAATTAAAAATGGTGAAATCGTGGGTATGTTAGAAGATGTAGCATACCAATCAAATACCCAGGAGTTTTGGAATTCATGTGTTAAGATTTGCGATAAAGATGATTACCGTTTGTTTGGTAC
- a CDS encoding LytR/AlgR family response regulator transcription factor — MHTAIIVEDMIDALTLLKKDIETQHPEIEIIATAQSVVEAAKVLRKNQPDILFLDIMLGDGTGFDILEIFPDLKSKIIFVTASDEFAIRAFKFAAIDYVLKPYSNADLSLAIARAKEQLQPNKERLQILKETISAPEKKPNKISLHTLDQIIIVSLDDIIRCESDSNNTIFHLQDKRKIFVTKTLKYFADLLSSHDFVRVHQSHLVNLQCISAYIKTDGGYLMLKNGENVPVSVRKKTEIIEILDKMHR; from the coding sequence ATGCATACAGCGATAATAGTAGAAGATATGATTGACGCGTTAACCCTTTTAAAGAAGGATATTGAGACGCAACACCCAGAAATTGAAATTATCGCAACGGCACAGAGTGTAGTGGAAGCCGCCAAGGTACTGCGTAAGAATCAACCAGATATTTTGTTCTTGGATATCATGCTGGGTGATGGTACTGGCTTTGATATTTTAGAGATTTTTCCGGATTTAAAATCCAAAATCATATTCGTAACTGCAAGTGATGAATTTGCAATTCGTGCTTTCAAATTCGCAGCAATCGACTATGTATTAAAACCCTATTCAAATGCCGATTTAAGTTTGGCGATAGCAAGGGCAAAAGAGCAATTACAGCCTAATAAAGAACGTTTACAGATTTTAAAGGAGACTATTTCTGCACCCGAGAAAAAACCAAATAAGATATCGTTACACACGCTGGACCAGATTATCATTGTCAGCTTAGATGACATTATTCGGTGCGAATCTGATAGTAACAACACCATTTTTCATCTACAGGATAAACGCAAGATATTCGTAACAAAGACCTTAAAATACTTTGCCGATTTATTAAGCAGTCACGATTTTGTTCGTGTGCACCAAAGTCACTTGGTCAACTTGCAATGCATTAGTGCTTATATAAAAACCGATGGCGGTTATTTAATGCTAAAGAATGGGGAGAATGTTCCGGTTTCTGTCCGTAAGAAAACCGAGATTATTGAGATTTTAGATAAGATGCATAGGTAG